Proteins co-encoded in one Brassica rapa cultivar Chiifu-401-42 chromosome A02, CAAS_Brap_v3.01, whole genome shotgun sequence genomic window:
- the LOC103852363 gene encoding uncharacterized protein LOC103852363: MMAVDLLSENSNMSPRISFSRDFCQSDAIPVEKRPLRSSSNSKPSSLNSSVDFDFCIPGGVTSGESFDQGSWSADELFRNGKILPTEIKKKKPESPPPEKRNPGKKVSDTGPPEPSKPDTRKPRKPVEEEEDDVVITEEKPSTKSFWGFKRSSSLNCGSSYGRSLCPLPLLNRSNSTGSTSSKPKQSSRKHTTEHIKLQQSSSLSSSSSCSSSNSSFQKPPLKKNYGGYSYGSHGSGTRVSPVINMVPSGNLFGLGSIFSGNGKDKNKKR, from the coding sequence ATGATGGCGGTGGATCTTCTATCGGAAAACTCTAACATGAGTCCAAGAATCTCCTTCTCTCGTGACTTTTGCCAATCCGATGCAATACCGGTCGAGAAACGTCCGTTACGATCATCGTCGAACTCCAAACCGTCGAGTCTCAATTCAAGCGTCGATTTCGATTTCTGCATTCCCGGCGGCGTAACTTCCGGCGAAAGCTTCGACCAAGGCTCTTGGTCCGCCGACGAACTCTTCCGCAACGGTAAAATCTTACCGACCgaaatcaagaagaagaaacccgAATCGCCACCGCCCGAGAAACGCAATCCGGGTAAAAAAGTATCCGATACCGGTCCACCCGAACCGTCTAAACCGGATACTAGAAAACCGAGAAAACCtgttgaagaagaggaagatgacgTCGTCATAACGGAGGAGAAACCAAGTACGAAGTCGTTTTGGGGATTTAAGAGAAGCAGCAGCTTAAACTGCGGGAGTAGTTACGGACGGAGTTTATGTCCGTTACCGTTACTAAACCGGAGCAATTCGACCGGTTCGACTTCCAGTAAACCGAAACAGAGCTCGAGGAAACACACAACAGAGCATATAAAGCTACAACAATCGTCATCGTTATCATCTTCGTCTTCGTGTTCATCGAGTAACAGTAGCTTTCAGAAACCGCCATTGAAGAAGAATTATGGAGGCTACAGTTACGGAAGCCATGGAAGTGGAACTAGAGTGAGTCCGGTTATAAATATGGTTCCGTCCGGGAACTTGTTTGGTTTAGGTTCTATATTCTCTGGAAATGGAAAAGACAAGAATAAGAAGAGATAG